In Apium graveolens cultivar Ventura chromosome 10, ASM990537v1, whole genome shotgun sequence, the following are encoded in one genomic region:
- the LOC141693241 gene encoding zinc finger protein GIS-like produces the protein MDKNEKETRDFMSVESFSQLPFIRPTLLKEKSIRLFGKEFGGDPDLDSVETNAEKAVKEAENGESSRKFECHYCFRNFPTSQALGGHQNAHKRERQHAKRAAMGYDMYPQAHVYGMNYHRFGSASVNSQITAYNQYPWNSNSTGYNRFYGGYGSYNQAQTPPIHGSPLSMWRIPSVDDVPRPNHDQYLTPSSLPLHSSIDSLQPSRNGSSSSQNRYVYQSNNLKDHVSLDLHL, from the coding sequence ATGGACAAGAACGAGAAAGAGACTCGTGACTTCATGAGCGTAGAATCTTTCTCTCAGCTACCATTCATCCGCCCCACACTACTTAAAGAAAAGAGTATCAGGCTCTTCGGTAAAGAGTTTGGTGGCGATCCAGATTTGGACTCTGTCGAAACAAATGCTGAGAAAGCTGTGAAAGAGGCTGAAAATGGTGAAAGTAGCCGGAAATTTGAGTGTCACTATTGTTTTAGAAACTTCCCAACTTCTCAGGCCTTAGGTGGTCATCAAAACGCTCACAAAAGAGAGCGCCAACACGCCAAGAGGGCTGCAATGGGCTATGACATGTATCCACAGGCGCATGTTTATGGCATGAATTATCATCGGTTTGGTTCTGCTTCAGTTAACTCACAAATCACTGCTTACAACCAGTATCCTTGGAACAGTAACAGCACAGGTTATAACAGGTTTTATGGCGGTTATGGCTCCTATAATCAAGCACAAACACCGCCAATTCATGGCAGCCCTTTGTCAATGTGGAGAATCCCATCCGTAGACGATGTCCCTAGACCGAATCATGATCAATATTTGACGCCAAGTTCATTGCCACTGCATTCAAGTATTGATAGCCTGCAGCCATCAAGAAATGGAAGTTCAAGTTCACAAAATCGGTATGTTTATCAATCTAATAATTTGAAGGATCATGTGAGTTTAGACCTTCATCTGTAA
- the LOC141693243 gene encoding uncharacterized protein LOC141693243 — protein sequence MGTREVYEEKLRRRKLEHDPTINPGLGNPRCPRCLSLLNPHLGNEEWTLTSVLHDATAVAGCGTGGMLSAIHGFNTGIPFVQRHIKGPKWLPFIIGVPPLLIFSAASAAFGGYALPKFTQLTVTSYYAASSASHYGISLLTRRIERGHYVPFTTEKE from the exons ATGGGAACTCGAGAAGTGTACGAGGAGAAACTGAGAAGAAGAAAACTAGAGCATGATCCCACCATCAATCCTGGTCTTGGCAATCCCCGATGTCCCCGTTGCCTCTCTCTCCTGAATCCTCATTTA GGAAACGAGGAGTGGACTCTTACTTCTGTTCTTCATGATGCCACTGCTGTG GCTGGCTGTGGAACGGGTGGAATGCTTAGTGCAATTCATGGTTTTAACACAG GGATTCCATTTGTTCAGAGACATATCAAGGGACCAAAGTGGCTTCCTTTTATCATAGGG GTTCCGCCACTCCTAATTTTTTCTGCTGCTAGTGCTGCCTTTGGAG GTTATGCACTTCCCAAATTCACCCAACTCACTGTGACGTCGTATTATGCTGCATCAAGTGCATCACATTATGGTATATCATTGTTAACCAGACGCATTGAAAGAGGCCACTACGTCCCATTCACAACCGAAAAGGAATAG
- the LOC141692769 gene encoding dirigent protein 22-like, translating to MPKSSTFIVIFIYSLLIITANSRKVSRKSPKKHPKYNSQRQKLSHLHFYYHDRITGKNPTSFQVASASVTNKSATYFGSVAVMDDPLTVGPNPTSKQVGRAQGIYSAASRNEIGLLMVVSYVFTQGKFNGSTISVLGRNAILSAIREMPIVGGSGVFRFARGYAQARTHTFDLKSGDAVVEYNVYVFHY from the coding sequence ATGCCTAAATCCTCCACTTTCATCGTTATTTTCATATACTCCCTTCTCATAATCACCGCAAACTCCAGGAAGGTTTCAAGAAAATCGCCAAAGAAGCATCCTAAATATAATTCACAACGACAAAAACTGAGCCACCTGCACTTTTACTATCACGACAGAATAACAGGCAAAAATCCCACTTCATTCCAAGTGGCTTCAGCCTCTGTGACAAACAAATCAGCAACTTACTTCGGTTCAGTGGCGGTGATGGATGATCCGTTGACAGTAGGACCCAACCCAACGTCGAAACAAGTTGGAAGAGCACAAGGAATTTACTCAGCTGCTTCTAGAAATGAAATAGGTCTTTTGATGGTTGTAAGCTATGTATTTACTCAAGGCAAGTTCAATGGAAGTACTATTAGTGTACTAGGCCGAAACGCGATACTTTCGGCCATCAGAGAAATGCCGATTGTTGGAGGGAGCGGAGTATTCCGGTTTGCTCGTGGCTATGCTCAAGCCAGAACTCATACATTTGATCTAAAATCTGGAGATGCTGTTGTTGAGTACAATGTTTATGTGTTTCACTATTAA
- the LOC141692180 gene encoding protein PSK SIMULATOR 1-like, with translation MIPVANFSPFTSWWKPAKKQKRSPNDRVSDKKVIGICSFEVASLMSKMIQLWKYVNDDLNISQDFIDSVGIETLLKDDENGALGLIYGEVIFIFCGVAKIIVRLGKQCSDLRLKNLEHEIEGLLVNMKNSWIVPFSWKKMDENIEKMENLITDNGKLYEEMQNIAKLERKLQGRSSVQRLIELETKMETKQLKASQLKKPLWNATYDDIVLLLCKFLFTTFVRIESLFNVVHVYGGDVKSMHIVRRQTTENFPTKLLARLWSFSKGNRKTSPIESFGQRVADHPVTQENRIRLSVFKTKLRCPSVGTLGDAILEQTYAKAILEIDTLVMLPSMITEDKIQKLKKMLPRNISFVVKERLKLVQNEENLSVTLEKVSEMLDWLTLLAHNTLARWMSEQRYAHRNINDCGEELLLQVETLLFADKEKADAVLSELLVGLTYIHLAQKQLSDSSSEISKCDK, from the coding sequence ATGATACCAGTGGCGAATTTTTCACCGTTTACTTCCTGGTGGAAACCTGCTAAGAAACAAAAGCGTTCCCCTAATGATCGAGTTTCCGATAAGAAAGTGATTGGGATATGTTCTTTTGAAGTCGCAAGTTTGATGTCTAAGATGATTCAGCTCTGGAAATATGTGAATGATGATCTAAATATATCTCAAGATTTCATAGATTCAGTAGGCATTGAGACTCTTTTAAAGGACGATGAAAATGGCGCGTTGGGCTTAATATATGGTGAGGTCATTTTTATTTTCTGCGGAGTGGCTAAGATTATAGTCAGGCTTGGAAAGCAATGTAGCGATTTGAGGTTAAAGAATTTGGAGCATGAAATTGAAGGTCTGCTGGTGAATATGAAGAATAGCTGGATAGTACCATTTTCGTGGAAGAAGATGGATGAAAATATCGAGAAAATGGAAAATCTTATTACTGATAATGGGAAGTTGTATGAGGAAATGCAGAACATCGCGAAGCTTGAAAGAAAATTACAGGGGAGAAGTAGCGTGCAACGCCTAATTGAGTTAGAAACAAAGATGGAGACGAAGCAGCTTAAGGCGAGTCAATTAAAGAAGCCTTTGTGGAATGCTACTTATGATGACATTGTTCTTCTTTTGTGCAAGTTTTTATTCACTACATTTGTTCGAATTGAATCACTTTTTAATGTTGTTCATGTGTACGGTGGTGATGTTAAGAGTATGCACATAGTCAGGCGCCAGACTACTGAGAATTTTCCAACAAAGCTACTTGCCAGATTATGGTCATTTTCTAAAGGCAATAGAAAGACTAGTCCAATTGAAAGTTTTGGGCAACGCGTTGCTGATCATCCTGTCACTCAGGAAAACAGAATTCGTTTATCTGTATTCAAGACTAAATTGCGATGTCCTTCTGTTGGTACTCTTGGTGATGCTATATTAGAACAAACTTACGCAAAAGCTATACTTGAAATTGACACACTCGTGATGTTGCCTAGTATGATTACTGAAGATAAGATACAGAAATTGAAGAAAATGCTGCCAAGAAATATAAGTTTTGTAGTCAAGGAAAGACTAAAACTGGTCCAAAATGAAGAAAATCTTTCTGTTACTTTAGAAAAGGTTTCAGAGATGCTGGATTGGTTGACTCTGCTTGCTCATAACACTCTGGCCAGATGGATGTCTGAGCAAAGATATGCTCATCGGAATATAAATGACTGCGGAGAAGAATTGTTGCTGCAAGTAGAAACACTTCTCTTTGCAGATAAGGAAAAAGCTGATGCAGTGCTCAGTGAGCTTCTTGTTGGTCTAACATATATACATTTAGCTCAGAAACAACTCAGTGACTCTAGTTCAGAAATAAGTAAATGTGATAAATGA
- the LOC141692542 gene encoding large ribosomal subunit protein eL21z/eL21y translates to MPAGHGLRSRTRDSFSRAFRKKGTIHLSTYLRTYHIGDYVDIKVNGAIHKGMPHKFYHGRTGQVWNVTKRAIGVEINKQVGNRIIRKRIHVRIEHVMPSRCTEEVKLRKKKNDQLKAEAKARGEVISTKRQPEGPKPGFMVEGATLETVTPIPYDVVNDLKGGY, encoded by the exons ATGCCAGCAGGACATGGATTGCGATCGCGAACGAGAGATTCATTCTCGCGAGCGTTTAGAAAGAAAGGTACAATTCATCTGTCTACGTATCTGAGAACTTATCATATCGGCGATTATGTGGATATCAAAGTTAATGGCGCTATTCACAAAGGTATGCCTCACAAGTTTTATCACGGCCGTACCGGTCAGGTCTGGAATGTAACTAAACGTGCTATCGGCGTTGAAATCAACAAGCAG GTAGGTAATAGGATCATTAGAAAGAGGATCCATGTGCGAATTGAGCATGTCATGCCATCCCGCTGCACAGAAGAAGTGAAACTACGGAAAAAGAAGAACGATCAGTTGAAGGCTGAGGCTAAGGCTAGAGGTGAAGTCATCAGTACCAAGAGGCAGCCTGAAGGGCCTAAACCTGGTTTCATGGTGGAAGGCGCAACATTGGAGACTGTTACCCCCATTCCATATGATGTGGTTAATGATCTCAAGGGAGGATATTAA